The window CGCGGGAGAACCCGTAGCCGAACCGGACCGCGAGGGTGCGCTTCCCGGTCGCCGCGTCCTCTTCGAGGTCGCGGACGTTGTTGACGACGAGGATGTTCGTCGAGAGCGCGGCGATCGGGAGGCTGGCGACGACGGCCGCGAGGGTGACGGTCCCCGCGGGGAGCCACAGCGGGAACGCCTCGCCGACCAGGGCGGCCGCCTGCACGTAGTAGGTCCCGGTGACGGCGATCACGCCGAAGAAGACGAAGACGAACAGGTCGCCGAGCCCGTGGTAGCCGAGGGGGTACGGCCCGCCGGTGTAGGCGATTCCCGCGGCGACGGACGCGAGCCCGATAAGGAGGATCGGGACGCCGCCGACGTAGACGAGGTAGGTGCCCACGAGGATCGCGGCCGCGAACGTCAGCCACATCGCCCGCTTCACCTCGGCCGGCTCGATGAGGCCGCTGGCGACGACGCGGGTGAACCCCTCGCGGTCGTCCGTGTCGGCCCCTTGGATCGCGTCGTAGTAGTCGTTCGCGAAGTTGGTGCCGACCTGGATCAGCGCCGCCCC is drawn from Halorubrum sp. CBA1229 and contains these coding sequences:
- a CDS encoding 1,4-dihydroxy-2-naphthoate polyprenyltransferase, which encodes MSTEVSRRRAWLIAARPQTLPAAAAPVIVGVGLALRTGAFAPLPALAAFVGAALIQVGTNFANDYYDAIQGADTDDREGFTRVVASGLIEPAEVKRAMWLTFAAAILVGTYLVYVGGVPILLIGLASVAAGIAYTGGPYPLGYHGLGDLFVFVFFGVIAVTGTYYVQAAALVGEAFPLWLPAGTVTLAAVVASLPIAALSTNILVVNNVRDLEEDAATGKRTLAVRFGYGFSRAQYVGLLALAYLAPFWFLARGDGLAVLSPLVTLPLAVAVARTVLTETSGDALNPALESTGKLLAAYAVAFAVGLAL